The genome window ATGAATTGAGATTTTTTTCGTGATTCAAATTTACTATATTTTGGATTAAATGCTACAAAACCCAATCTGAATTTCTATTTTTGCACAAAATTGCAAATGATGGAATTAATTTTAGGTACTTGGCATTGGGCTATATCTGGTTTTTTAATCGGGATAGTGATGTTATTATTGATTTATTTTGGAAAATCTTTCGGAATGTCTTCAAACCTTAGAATCATGTGTACTATGGCTGGAGCAGGAAAATTTAGTGATTTCTTTAAATTTGATTGGCGTGAACAAAAATGGAGTTTGGCTGTTGTTTTAGGAGCAATTCTAGGAGGTTTTATAGCTTATCATTTTTTATCTAACAATACTGGAGTAAATATAAATCCGGATACAATTACACAATTACAATCACTAGGAATTGATGCTCCTAACGGAAAATTAATGCCAGATGCATTGTTTAGTATTGATGTGCTTCAAACACCAAAAGGATTTGCTATTTTATTAATAGGTGGATTATTAATAGGTTTTGGCACTCGTTATGCAGGTGGTTGTACTTCAGGACATGCCATTTCTGGATTAAGTAATTTTCAACTACCTTCATTAGTAGCCGTAATTGGATTTTTTATTGGAGGCTTAGTAATGGCTCATTATTTATTACCTTTAATTCTTAAAGCAATTTAATTATGAAGTTAGCACGATTTTTTTTAGTAGGAGTATTGTTTGGAATTGTTTTAACAAAAGCGGAAGCTGTTTCATGGTATCGCATTTATGAAATGTTTCATTTTCAATCATTTCATATGTATGGTATCATTGGTATGGCTTTATTTACAGGAGTTGTAGGTATTCAGTTGATAAAGAGATTTAAAGTAAAAGACTTTAATGGTATGCCTATTCAAATTATTGAGAAAGAAAGAGGATTTTGGCGATATATTATTGGTGGTTCTTTATTTGGATTGGGTTGGGCTCTTGTAGGAAGTTGTCCTGGGCCAATTTTTATATTATTAGGAACAGGAACTTACGCTATTGCTGTAGTTTTAATTGGAGCATTATTAGGAACTTATATTTATGGATTATTAAAAGATAAGTTGCCTCATTAATTTGTTTTAAATTTTATACGATTACTATAAAATCCCGAGTCTTCGGGATTTTCTTTTTTAGAAAATTGATTGTGATATAATTTTTATTTATGGTTTTCTAAATCTAATAAGACTTGAATTTCGTAATTTTGAAAATATAAGTAAAAAAGCAATATTAAATCCATGAAAATAGTAGTTTCCCCTGCAAAATCGTTAAATTTTGAATCGGCACTTCCAACTGAAAAATACACAGAAAGTATTTTTTTAAAGGAAGCAACGACTATTCAAAAAACTTTAAAGAAGAAAAAGCCAAAACAATTGATGGAATTGATGGACATTTCTGAAAAGTTAGCGGATTTGAATTGGGAGCGCAACCAGGCTTGGTCTTTGCCTTTTACTCCAGAAAATGCACGACCTGCAGTTTTTGCTTTTGATGGCGATGTATATACAGGTTTAGATGCTTATACTATTCCGACAGAAAAATTAGCTATTCTACAGAGTAAATTACGAATTCTGTCTGGTTTGTATGGTATTTTAAAACCGTTGGATTTAATACAAGCATATCGATTGGAAATGGGAACTTCTATACCAATTGGTACAAAAAAGAATTTATATGAGTTTTGGAAGAAAAAAGTAACCCAAGCTCTTAATAGTGAGTT of Flavobacterium channae contains these proteins:
- a CDS encoding YeeE/YedE family protein — encoded protein: MELILGTWHWAISGFLIGIVMLLLIYFGKSFGMSSNLRIMCTMAGAGKFSDFFKFDWREQKWSLAVVLGAILGGFIAYHFLSNNTGVNINPDTITQLQSLGIDAPNGKLMPDALFSIDVLQTPKGFAILLIGGLLIGFGTRYAGGCTSGHAISGLSNFQLPSLVAVIGFFIGGLVMAHYLLPLILKAI
- a CDS encoding DUF6691 family protein — encoded protein: MKLARFFLVGVLFGIVLTKAEAVSWYRIYEMFHFQSFHMYGIIGMALFTGVVGIQLIKRFKVKDFNGMPIQIIEKERGFWRYIIGGSLFGLGWALVGSCPGPIFILLGTGTYAIAVVLIGALLGTYIYGLLKDKLPH
- the yaaA gene encoding peroxide stress protein YaaA, yielding MKIVVSPAKSLNFESALPTEKYTESIFLKEATTIQKTLKKKKPKQLMELMDISEKLADLNWERNQAWSLPFTPENARPAVFAFDGDVYTGLDAYTIPTEKLAILQSKLRILSGLYGILKPLDLIQAYRLEMGTSIPIGTKKNLYEFWKKKVTQALNSELEKDELFVNLASNEYFSAVDVKVLKVPVITPEFKDYKDGKLKMISFFAKKARGLMVRFIIDTNAETIEDLKKFNYEGYAFDDNLSKGNTLVFTR